Proteins encoded within one genomic window of Bacteriovorax sp. BAL6_X:
- a CDS encoding DUF3892 domain-containing protein, producing MTFRQITNVQKDINDNIIGVCNSGNYWSPRRATEVISDIKSGNYDYFVNVNGKKVDVLVKSNGGSEYLTTAPDNYSSNNLDNLPPC from the coding sequence ATGACTTTTCGACAAATTACCAATGTCCAGAAAGACATTAATGACAATATTATCGGAGTTTGTAACTCTGGTAATTATTGGTCACCTAGAAGAGCAACAGAAGTAATTTCAGACATTAAATCAGGAAATTATGATTACTTTGTTAATGTAAATGGAAAGAAAGTAGATGTTCTAGTTAAGTCGAACGGAGGGAGTGAGTATTTAACAACTGCCCCAGATAACTATAGTTCGAATAACCTAGATAATCTACCTCCTTGTTAA
- a CDS encoding helix-turn-helix transcriptional regulator encodes MSYKNFNELKFCKNLKKIRKSSGYTQAQVEEKLDLRPMAIFDFERGRIKLNIEIAVQLANLYDCSLEEIYSIEKEKNNIETKETSDLRFLPVLQTGISNKNYYIIHHHLITDPIIMADLGLNEVPLRKSPFDRITDKLTEHQKRKVTIEVLKYMSSLINIDNKITTEEKIIFNELMSSLSFPLTEQEKASINRANKKVYLGKTSPKYFKSDAIKRFLVWLLIITAKSDNDFAEEEESYIKRIVQHIGLRLEDFDFIKKKVLNL; translated from the coding sequence ATGAGCTATAAAAACTTTAATGAATTAAAATTTTGTAAGAATCTAAAAAAAATAAGAAAGTCATCTGGCTATACACAGGCACAGGTGGAAGAGAAGCTAGACTTAAGGCCAATGGCAATATTCGATTTTGAAAGAGGAAGGATAAAACTTAATATTGAAATAGCAGTACAACTAGCGAATCTATATGATTGTTCACTAGAAGAAATATACTCAATTGAAAAAGAAAAAAATAATATAGAAACAAAGGAAACATCAGATTTACGTTTTCTGCCAGTTCTTCAAACAGGAATCTCAAATAAGAACTACTACATAATACATCATCACCTTATAACTGATCCAATAATCATGGCCGATCTTGGCCTTAATGAAGTACCTCTTAGAAAATCACCATTTGATAGAATTACTGACAAGCTTACAGAGCACCAAAAAAGAAAGGTTACAATTGAAGTATTAAAATATATGAGTTCTCTAATAAATATAGACAATAAAATAACCACAGAAGAGAAGATTATCTTTAATGAATTAATGAGCTCTCTTAGCTTTCCTCTAACAGAACAAGAGAAAGCATCAATAAATAGAGCGAACAAGAAAGTTTACCTAGGTAAGACCTCTCCAAAGTATTTCAAATCAGATGCGATAAAGCGTTTTTTAGTATGGCTCTTAATAATTACAGCGAAGTCAGATAATGACTTTGCAGAAGAAGAGGAAAGCTATATTAAAAGGATCGTTCAGCATATAGGCCTAAGGCTTGAGGACTTTGACTTTATAAAGAAAAAAGTATTAAACCTATAG
- a CDS encoding helix-turn-helix transcriptional regulator: MKTTKKKVRRSDHKIMTKEASVLKYLRESRKLSIRKAAKVIGISDTKLNHAENGRCDLNPNLILKVLNGLGYSYEEFMALVNKSVPLPENTYAECVEILKRLDKEKLKTIKAILESF; this comes from the coding sequence ATGAAAACAACAAAGAAGAAAGTAAGAAGAAGTGATCATAAGATCATGACAAAAGAGGCCAGTGTCTTAAAATACTTAAGAGAGTCTCGAAAATTATCTATCAGAAAAGCTGCAAAAGTGATTGGTATTTCTGATACTAAATTAAACCATGCTGAAAATGGCCGTTGTGATCTTAATCCTAATTTAATACTTAAGGTATTAAATGGTCTTGGTTACAGCTATGAAGAATTTATGGCTCTAGTAAATAAGAGTGTTCCTCTTCCTGAGAATACGTACGCTGAGTGTGTAGAGATCTTGAAGAGGCTCGATAAAGAGAAGTTAAAGACAATAAAAGCAATATTAGAGAGTTTTTAA
- a CDS encoding RES domain-containing protein, translating into MRNVNFNALSGRSIKSVKKSIKDFEKQDLKKLTVGEVYEQIISVLKGSVYIKGSLTAKKHAVEQKTVGLYRARKNINKDLFQIEQDLWNPEVEFINQLGRCNTSDESIFYCAESFASCLLEMSAKPGERWTVASFEHTHENLLKEISFKPLGIDVNNLIKTRSAPIPGNLSVPDYKTKLTKEDFKKNSLMQKYLRRKFREKISQNYKYKTTIAITKYFLDDPKREIDAIAYPSVNSNVTSMNYAILEDAARAHMSMTEVVCIDILSIEGTTIKSNEVARGTIVSGKIEWARLNSGSLE; encoded by the coding sequence ATGAGAAATGTAAACTTTAATGCACTTTCAGGTAGATCAATAAAATCTGTGAAAAAGTCGATAAAAGATTTTGAAAAACAGGATCTCAAGAAGCTAACAGTAGGCGAGGTATATGAACAAATTATCAGTGTTTTAAAAGGAAGTGTTTACATTAAAGGTTCGCTTACAGCTAAAAAACATGCTGTGGAACAAAAAACAGTCGGCTTATACAGAGCTAGAAAAAATATAAATAAGGACTTGTTCCAAATTGAGCAAGACTTATGGAATCCTGAAGTGGAATTTATTAATCAACTAGGCCGTTGTAATACATCAGATGAATCAATTTTCTACTGTGCAGAAAGTTTTGCGAGTTGTTTATTAGAAATGAGTGCAAAACCGGGGGAAAGGTGGACAGTTGCTTCTTTTGAACACACTCATGAAAATTTACTAAAAGAGATTTCTTTTAAACCATTAGGGATTGATGTTAATAATTTAATAAAAACAAGAAGCGCACCAATACCAGGAAATCTGTCTGTGCCAGACTACAAAACCAAATTGACTAAAGAGGACTTTAAAAAGAACTCACTAATGCAGAAATATTTGAGAAGAAAGTTTAGGGAGAAAATTAGTCAAAATTATAAATACAAGACAACGATAGCGATTACAAAATACTTTTTAGATGATCCCAAGAGAGAGATTGATGCTATTGCTTATCCCTCAGTAAACAGTAATGTAACATCAATGAATTATGCAATACTCGAAGATGCAGCTAGAGCACATATGTCTATGACGGAGGTCGTGTGTATTGATATTTTAAGCATTGAAGGTACAACAATTAAAAGCAATGAAGTTGCACGGGGAACTATCGTTTCAGGAAAGATAGAGTGGGCACGTCTTAACTCTGGTTCTTTGGAATAG
- a CDS encoding ATP-binding protein, translating to MEKIWIDRGLRLIERSLDPPHELNELDWKTALSEDKKKLAEHLSAFANQAGGGFLIFGINDSGTKVGIANNESKEIINRLGNIGHDSLEPAVKIDHYLYNEDGKNILMVYIEESKSKPVHLRGKGIEHSFIRTACSTRRMNKVQLAQALMSSKIEKYEELDSFISSSIEEVLSLLEYGDFFELLDIPVPSSTEKIARELEKRKLIRFVGDQVAITNLGVLLAAKDFSKFSGFERRGVRVILYSDKTRTNAEREVVGKKGYAIGFKGMLDYIMQNLPSSEVIKDAIRQEVKVYPKVAIREIMANALIHQDLHNISINPKVEIFTDRIEISNPGSLMPNLSLDRIIDNAEPRNEVLARAMYHLGICEDRGSGIDRALDAIELFNLPPLKFEELPSTFKVTIYSPKEYQDMSPDERVRACYQHCVLKYLANEKMTNQTFRKRLKVAKTNHSLVSKIIKQTVDEGKIKVGDPSSKSTKFTYYVPSWA from the coding sequence ATGGAAAAGATTTGGATTGATAGAGGTTTGCGCTTAATTGAAAGAAGTTTAGACCCACCACATGAATTGAATGAACTAGATTGGAAAACAGCTCTCTCGGAGGATAAGAAAAAGCTTGCTGAGCATTTGTCTGCTTTTGCCAATCAAGCTGGTGGTGGTTTCCTTATTTTTGGAATTAATGATAGTGGAACTAAGGTTGGAATTGCTAATAATGAATCAAAGGAGATTATTAATCGACTTGGGAATATTGGGCATGACTCTCTAGAGCCGGCGGTTAAGATTGACCACTATCTTTATAATGAAGATGGTAAAAATATCTTAATGGTTTATATTGAGGAATCAAAGAGTAAGCCTGTTCATCTTAGAGGAAAGGGAATAGAGCATTCTTTTATTCGTACAGCTTGCTCTACTCGTAGAATGAACAAAGTTCAGCTTGCTCAAGCTTTAATGTCTTCAAAGATTGAAAAATATGAGGAGCTTGACTCATTTATTTCAAGCTCTATCGAAGAGGTGTTGTCTCTTCTAGAGTATGGTGACTTTTTTGAACTGCTAGATATTCCTGTTCCATCTTCTACTGAAAAAATAGCTAGGGAACTAGAAAAAAGAAAACTAATAAGATTTGTAGGTGATCAAGTTGCGATAACTAACTTAGGAGTTTTGTTAGCAGCAAAGGATTTTAGTAAATTTTCAGGCTTTGAAAGAAGAGGTGTTAGGGTAATTCTTTATAGTGATAAGACTAGAACTAATGCCGAAAGGGAAGTTGTTGGAAAAAAAGGGTATGCGATAGGCTTTAAAGGCATGTTGGATTATATTATGCAAAATTTACCTTCGAGTGAGGTGATTAAGGATGCTATTAGGCAAGAAGTAAAGGTGTATCCTAAGGTTGCTATAAGAGAAATTATGGCGAATGCATTGATACATCAGGATTTGCATAATATTTCTATCAACCCAAAGGTTGAAATCTTCACAGATAGAATCGAAATTAGTAATCCGGGGTCTCTGATGCCTAACTTGTCTCTAGACAGGATAATTGACAATGCGGAGCCTCGTAACGAAGTCTTGGCCAGAGCAATGTACCACTTAGGAATATGTGAAGATCGAGGGAGTGGAATTGATCGTGCTTTAGATGCCATAGAGTTATTCAATCTTCCTCCTTTAAAATTTGAAGAACTCCCCAGTACTTTTAAAGTAACAATCTATTCTCCAAAAGAATATCAGGATATGTCCCCTGATGAGCGTGTGAGAGCTTGTTATCAACATTGTGTGTTAAAGTATTTGGCAAATGAAAAAATGACTAACCAGACATTTCGAAAAAGATTAAAAGTTGCCAAGACAAATCATTCGTTAGTTTCAAAAATTATAAAACAAACCGTTGATGAGGGAAAAATAAAAGTAGGCGATCCAAGTAGCAAGTCTACTAAGTTTACGTATTATGTTCCTTCATGGGCTTAA
- a CDS encoding MBL fold metallo-hydrolase produces the protein MSKFISIPVNSGDCFFLEGDITSGKVSVLVDAGQGLVDKTDIDEYLYHNLKISRLDIIIVTHNDRDHSGGIKKILNNNNITKKEVYLPALWFDRVDDAIARPREFFRELLDDISSLKDKEISYSDEECSVIDKEGEEFEDMKPLNDVDESQYEETSVHEGISLHRKTARALHIYKCKSCRQRLISNKKLSKKKLSALNEALGALSEIIEIYSLALEKNLDIRWFDYDKTSDLQGNLSSIDLLTSNPIVRPVNSKYIQVPKIRKHRAYYYIHVNRLNRRSLVFIHRGNGGDVLFCADSLLHFKLPSSSNLLATAPHHGRAANDVALKKLMNTNHFPKVVFVRNSHNMSDGKKISKYFVKRVKSGYKYCDRCFDTNSGNLIRSPQVIKLELVAGAWNVDYTVFQCCCS, from the coding sequence GTGAGTAAGTTTATATCTATTCCGGTTAATTCTGGTGATTGCTTTTTTTTAGAAGGAGATATTACTTCAGGTAAAGTTTCCGTTCTTGTAGATGCTGGTCAAGGTTTAGTTGATAAAACTGATATTGATGAATATTTATATCATAATTTAAAAATTAGTCGTTTAGATATAATTATTGTCACTCATAACGATCGCGATCACTCAGGTGGAATAAAAAAAATCTTAAATAATAATAACATTACGAAGAAAGAAGTTTATTTACCTGCTTTATGGTTTGATAGAGTAGATGATGCTATCGCCAGACCAAGAGAATTTTTTAGAGAATTGCTTGATGATATCAGTTCACTAAAAGACAAAGAAATTAGTTATAGTGATGAAGAGTGCTCGGTAATAGATAAAGAGGGGGAAGAGTTTGAAGATATGAAGCCCCTTAATGATGTGGACGAGTCTCAGTATGAAGAAACTTCTGTTCATGAAGGAATTAGCTTACATAGGAAGACTGCAAGGGCATTACATATTTATAAATGTAAGAGTTGCCGACAGAGACTTATTAGTAATAAAAAATTGTCAAAAAAGAAGTTAAGTGCATTAAATGAGGCCCTAGGGGCTCTCTCTGAGATAATTGAAATCTATTCACTAGCTCTAGAGAAAAATCTTGATATAAGGTGGTTCGATTATGATAAGACGAGTGATCTTCAGGGAAATTTATCTAGTATAGATCTCTTGACCTCTAATCCAATCGTTAGACCAGTTAACAGTAAATATATTCAAGTGCCAAAAATTCGTAAACATCGTGCTTATTACTACATTCACGTAAATAGATTAAATAGGAGGTCATTGGTCTTTATTCATAGAGGAAATGGTGGGGACGTATTGTTCTGTGCTGACTCATTGTTACATTTTAAACTTCCTAGCTCATCAAACCTGTTAGCAACGGCGCCACATCACGGAAGGGCAGCTAATGATGTAGCTTTAAAAAAGCTGATGAACACGAATCATTTTCCGAAAGTAGTTTTTGTTAGGAATTCTCATAATATGTCTGATGGAAAAAAGATTAGTAAATATTTTGTGAAGAGAGTAAAGAGTGGTTATAAGTATTGTGATCGATGTTTTGATACTAATTCTGGAAACCTTATTCGTTCTCCGCAAGTGATTAAATTGGAACTCGTTGCTGGAGCTTGGAACGTTGATTACACAGTTTTTCAGTGCTGTTGTTCCTAG